One window of the Candidatus Jettenia sp. genome contains the following:
- the purB gene encoding adenylosuccinate lyase: MPLTNRRNQYQSPFSERYASTEMCYIFSDQYKFSTWRKLWIALAEAQQELGLPSITSDQIDEMRRFQDTINFDVAREYEKKLRHDVMSHIYAYGEQCPKARAIIHLGATSAYVQDNTDLIQMKAGLYIILAKLINTIKILSHQAMKYKALATLSFTHFQPAQPTTLGKRICLWIQDYVLDVEELEMRIGHLRFHGVKGTTGTQASFMSLFHNDTEKVKRLDELVTRKMGFESSYPVTGQTYPRKIDSQIMFCLAGIAESAHKFSNDMRLLQHLKEAEEPFEEEQIGSSAMAYKRNPMRCERIAALARYVLCNCLNPAFTAASQWFERTLDDSANKRISVPEAFLAIDGILNIVLNVASGFNVYSSVIHRHLVDEIPFMVTENILMEAVNAGGDRQAVHESIRKHAMEAASKMKEEGNTNDLLERISQDPLFSRIRQKIKEICDPIKLVGRAPQQSEEFITHVVDPLLHRYNHLIDKELIPALHV; the protein is encoded by the coding sequence ATGCCATTAACCAATCGTCGCAATCAGTACCAGTCTCCATTCTCTGAACGATATGCGAGTACAGAGATGTGCTATATTTTCTCTGACCAATATAAATTTAGTACCTGGAGAAAACTTTGGATTGCCCTTGCAGAGGCGCAACAAGAACTTGGGTTACCATCTATTACTTCTGATCAGATTGATGAAATGCGGCGCTTTCAGGATACGATTAATTTTGATGTTGCAAGAGAGTATGAGAAAAAGCTCAGGCATGATGTTATGTCGCATATTTATGCCTATGGTGAGCAATGTCCAAAGGCAAGAGCAATTATTCATCTTGGTGCAACGAGTGCTTATGTACAAGATAATACTGATCTCATCCAAATGAAAGCGGGACTGTATATTATCCTTGCAAAGCTGATAAATACGATAAAAATTCTTTCACATCAAGCGATGAAATATAAAGCTCTTGCAACCTTAAGCTTTACTCATTTCCAGCCAGCCCAACCGACAACATTAGGAAAACGTATTTGCTTGTGGATACAGGACTATGTTTTAGATGTTGAGGAGCTTGAAATGAGAATTGGTCATTTACGGTTCCACGGCGTAAAGGGTACAACGGGTACACAAGCCAGCTTTATGTCACTCTTCCATAACGATACAGAAAAGGTCAAAAGACTCGATGAGCTTGTTACAAGAAAAATGGGATTTGAGAGTTCTTATCCGGTGACCGGGCAAACCTACCCGCGTAAGATTGATAGTCAAATTATGTTTTGCCTTGCTGGTATAGCAGAATCGGCCCACAAATTTTCTAATGATATGCGATTACTTCAGCATCTGAAAGAGGCAGAAGAGCCGTTTGAGGAAGAACAGATTGGTTCATCAGCAATGGCCTATAAAAGAAACCCTATGCGTTGTGAGCGCATAGCTGCTCTTGCGCGTTACGTATTGTGTAATTGTCTGAATCCGGCATTTACTGCAGCATCACAATGGTTTGAAAGGACATTGGATGATTCTGCCAATAAGAGAATTTCAGTTCCGGAGGCGTTTCTTGCTATAGATGGTATATTAAATATTGTACTCAATGTTGCTTCCGGATTTAACGTTTATTCCTCTGTTATTCATCGGCACCTTGTTGATGAGATACCTTTTATGGTAACAGAGAATATCCTTATGGAGGCAGTAAATGCAGGAGGTGACCGTCAGGCGGTTCATGAAAGTATCCGCAAACATGCAATGGAGGCCGCCTCAAAGATGAAGGAAGAGGGAAATACAAATGATCTTTTGGAGCGAATTTCACAAGATCCGCTATTTTCACGAATCAGACAAAAGATAAAGGAGATTTGTGATCCAATTAAATTGGTTGGCAGGGCGCCGCAACAATCAGAAGAATTTATAACTCACGTTGTAGACCCTCTCTTGCATCGGTATAATCATCTTATTGATAAAGAATTAATACCAGCATTGCATGTGTAA
- a CDS encoding response regulator produces the protein MMAVLDPRAGQYSLLITDDDESCRDSLKDIFEPKGYITYLASCGREAVKIARTVDVDLLILDVHLPDYSGLETFKIIKKEIRFGIPCIFISGEITKELQIDLISANAYTLISKPINVNILKDSVEQVIAKYYWK, from the coding sequence ATGATGGCAGTATTAGACCCACGTGCGGGACAATATTCACTTCTTATAACAGATGATGATGAATCATGCCGTGATAGTTTAAAAGACATATTCGAGCCTAAGGGTTATATTACCTATCTTGCTAGCTGTGGACGTGAAGCGGTAAAGATAGCCAGGACCGTAGATGTCGATTTATTAATTTTGGATGTACATCTTCCTGATTATAGTGGTCTTGAGACATTTAAGATTATAAAAAAAGAAATTAGATTTGGTATTCCTTGTATCTTTATATCAGGGGAAATAACAAAAGAGCTTCAAATAGACCTTATTAGCGCAAACGCCTATACCCTGATATCAAAACCGATTAATGTTAATATTTTGAAAGATTCTGTAGAGCAAGTTATTGCCAAATATTATTGGAAATAG
- the groL gene encoding chaperonin GroEL (60 kDa chaperone family; promotes refolding of misfolded polypeptides especially under stressful conditions; forms two stacked rings of heptamers to form a barrel-shaped 14mer; ends can be capped by GroES; misfolded proteins enter the barrel where they are refolded when GroES binds) — protein sequence MAAKKIIYGYDASEAVKKGIQKLARAVKVTLGPKGRNVVIEKSFGSPVVINDGVTVAKEIELEDPYEDMGARMVREAASKTNDMVGDGTSTATLLAEAIFEEGIKNITAGANPVDIKHGIEKAVGALTKELTRISIKISGKKEIAQIATIAANNDEEIGNEIADAMEKVGKDGVITVEEGKSFKTTVELVEGMQFDRGYLSPYFVTSPDTMEAIFENPYILIHEKKLSAIKDLVPLLEKIAKSGRALVILAEDVEGEALSTLVINKLRGTLQCVAVKAPGFGDRRKAMLDDIAILTNGKALFEDLGIQLSSIQLTDLGRAKKVVIDKDKTTIISGAGDSKEIQGRISQIKAEIKITTSDYDREKLQERLAKLSGGIAQINVGAATEVEMKEKKARVEDAVNATRAAVEEGILPGGGVALIRASKVLDTVPAKGDEKIGINIVRVAIERPIQQIAENAGLEGAVILQKVKEGTGNFGYDAFREQFTDMVESGIVDAAKVVKVALQNGASIAALLLTTNAVMGEIPEEKGTEGATPHMHKH from the coding sequence ATGGCTGCGAAAAAGATTATCTATGGGTACGATGCCAGCGAGGCCGTAAAGAAGGGTATTCAGAAGTTGGCTCGCGCTGTTAAGGTCACGTTGGGGCCGAAAGGCCGGAATGTTGTCATTGAAAAGAGTTTCGGATCACCAGTGGTGATTAACGATGGTGTTACTGTTGCAAAAGAGATTGAGCTTGAAGATCCCTATGAAGATATGGGCGCAAGGATGGTTAGAGAGGCTGCTTCAAAAACGAATGATATGGTAGGCGATGGAACTTCTACGGCAACACTTTTGGCTGAGGCTATATTTGAGGAAGGTATTAAGAACATTACAGCCGGAGCAAATCCTGTTGATATTAAACATGGTATTGAGAAAGCTGTTGGCGCATTGACAAAAGAACTTACCAGGATAAGTATTAAAATATCGGGGAAAAAGGAGATTGCCCAAATTGCTACCATTGCTGCGAATAACGATGAAGAGATTGGCAATGAAATCGCAGATGCAATGGAAAAAGTTGGCAAAGACGGTGTTATTACTGTAGAGGAAGGAAAAAGCTTTAAGACTACCGTTGAACTTGTTGAGGGTATGCAGTTCGACAGGGGCTATTTATCCCCTTACTTCGTGACTTCTCCCGATACTATGGAAGCCATATTCGAGAATCCTTATATTTTGATCCATGAAAAGAAGTTATCTGCTATAAAGGATTTAGTTCCTTTATTAGAGAAGATCGCTAAGTCAGGTAGAGCATTAGTTATTCTTGCAGAAGATGTAGAAGGTGAGGCGCTTAGTACGCTTGTTATCAATAAACTTCGAGGTACTTTGCAATGTGTTGCTGTTAAGGCGCCTGGTTTTGGCGATAGACGGAAAGCAATGTTAGATGATATTGCTATTCTTACGAATGGTAAAGCCTTGTTTGAGGATTTGGGGATACAGCTTTCCAGCATACAACTTACCGACCTGGGTAGGGCAAAGAAGGTTGTTATCGATAAAGATAAGACGACTATTATTAGTGGCGCTGGTGATTCAAAAGAAATCCAGGGAAGAATCTCACAGATCAAAGCAGAGATAAAGATAACCACTTCTGATTATGACCGAGAGAAATTGCAGGAACGGCTTGCGAAGCTCTCGGGTGGAATCGCACAAATTAATGTCGGTGCTGCTACAGAAGTAGAAATGAAGGAAAAAAAGGCGCGTGTTGAGGATGCGGTAAACGCTACAAGGGCTGCTGTAGAAGAAGGTATTCTGCCTGGAGGTGGAGTTGCTCTTATAAGGGCATCAAAGGTTTTGGATACCGTGCCTGCCAAAGGAGATGAAAAGATTGGAATAAATATTGTCAGGGTAGCTATTGAAAGACCTATCCAACAGATTGCTGAAAATGCCGGCCTTGAAGGCGCTGTTATATTACAAAAGGTAAAAGAAGGCACAGGTAATTTTGGTTATGATGCTTTTCGTGAACAATTTACGGACATGGTCGAGTCGGGTATTGTTGATGCTGCAAAGGTTGTAAAAGTAGCATTACAAAATGGTGCTAGCATTGCTGCATTGCTTCTTACGACCAATGCCGTTATGGGAGAAATTCCTGAGGAGAAAGGAACAGAAGGCGCTACTCCGCATATGCACAAACATTAA
- the groES gene encoding co-chaperone GroES: MNVKPLGEKLLIKRVEAEGKTAGGIVLPDTAKEKPREGKVIALGDGKLLKNGERVKFQVKAGDRVLFSSYGGTEVKIDGEEYLLMSEDDILAIIS; the protein is encoded by the coding sequence ATGAATGTAAAACCATTAGGCGAAAAATTACTCATAAAGAGAGTCGAAGCTGAAGGGAAGACTGCGGGTGGCATCGTGTTGCCTGATACGGCTAAGGAGAAACCCAGAGAAGGTAAAGTTATTGCGTTAGGAGATGGAAAATTGCTGAAGAATGGCGAACGGGTAAAATTTCAGGTTAAAGCAGGCGATAGGGTACTGTTTAGCTCTTACGGTGGTACTGAAGTGAAGATCGATGGTGAAGAATATCTGTTAATGTCCGAGGATGATATTCTCGCTATAATTAGTTAA
- a CDS encoding phosphoribosyl-AMP cyclohydrolase, translating to MQLLEKLHFNEKGLIPSVIVDIVDGKVLTLCYMNKEAVTKTIETSKVHVFRRSQNRLMIKGESSGHIQVVKRVFFDCEGNSLVFMVEQQVAACHAGYKTCFYREYFPKTDSIQIVENKIFDPDKVYNK from the coding sequence ATGCAATTGTTAGAAAAATTACATTTTAATGAGAAGGGACTTATTCCATCGGTGATTGTAGATATAGTGGATGGAAAGGTACTTACGTTATGCTATATGAATAAGGAAGCGGTTACAAAAACGATTGAAACGAGTAAGGTGCATGTGTTCCGCCGTTCTCAAAATCGGCTCATGATTAAAGGAGAAAGTTCAGGTCATATTCAGGTTGTAAAAAGGGTATTTTTTGATTGCGAAGGGAACTCGCTTGTTTTTATGGTAGAACAACAAGTAGCTGCATGTCATGCTGGTTATAAAACGTGTTTTTATCGGGAATATTTTCCCAAAACAGATAGTATCCAGATTGTAGAAAATAAAATATTTGATCCTGACAAAGTC
- the thiE gene encoding thiamine phosphate synthase yields the protein MVRKESLSKLSSILITDRNFCKQSFFTTIKLALKGGIKTIQLREKGLTTYELYSLASELRTITSDFRANLIINDRVDIALAVEADGVHLGWQSLPYNIVRKLFGFEKLIGVSTHTIQEALQAQENEADYITFGPVFTTPSKAGLLNPVGPDEIQKLKNKVHIPVVALGGIHEGNVETVLDKGADGIAVISSIMHADNPENAARSLSHRISVYKK from the coding sequence ATGGTAAGGAAAGAATCATTAAGCAAACTCTCCTCTATATTGATTACCGATAGGAATTTTTGTAAGCAATCGTTTTTTACTACGATAAAACTGGCGCTTAAAGGCGGTATTAAAACTATACAATTGAGAGAAAAGGGGCTTACGACATATGAACTTTATTCTTTAGCATCTGAATTACGAACGATAACCTCGGATTTCAGAGCAAATTTAATTATCAACGACAGGGTCGATATTGCCCTTGCAGTGGAAGCCGATGGTGTGCATTTAGGATGGCAATCCTTGCCCTATAATATAGTAAGGAAATTGTTTGGTTTTGAAAAATTGATAGGTGTATCGACCCATACTATTCAAGAGGCACTGCAGGCTCAAGAGAATGAGGCAGATTATATTACCTTTGGGCCTGTCTTTACCACACCTTCAAAGGCAGGGCTTTTAAATCCTGTCGGGCCCGATGAAATTCAAAAACTGAAAAATAAGGTACATATACCTGTTGTTGCTCTGGGCGGAATTCATGAAGGGAATGTAGAAACTGTTTTGGATAAGGGGGCGGATGGGATCGCTGTTATTTCAAGTATTATGCATGCCGATAATCCAGAAAATGCAGCCAGATCTTTATCTCATAGAATCAGCGTATATAAGAAATAA